The Streptococcus sp. 29896 genome includes a region encoding these proteins:
- a CDS encoding ATP-binding protein, whose amino-acid sequence MFLFAFPGMGKTTLAKNWSKVVDLEMSDIKYDNSSVSHLTKEERKSIKRPIKDKQYRQTYVEKAFEWEQAGKIVLVALNFLPRMLWAMWLAGKKNVHIFIPHPSLKEEYRQRYIKRGNNARFIFEVMLIWYVTLLPLYLLSKCLPQLITVTEAGETLEDYQEQIQTEKMIAKILFTQTIS is encoded by the coding sequence ATGTTTTTATTTGCTTTTCCAGGTATGGGTAAGACGACCCTTGCAAAGAATTGGAGCAAGGTAGTCGATCTTGAAATGTCCGACATAAAATATGACAATAGTAGCGTCAGCCATCTAACAAAAGAAGAACGCAAATCCATCAAACGACCAATTAAGGATAAACAATACCGGCAGACTTATGTAGAAAAGGCCTTTGAGTGGGAGCAGGCTGGGAAAATCGTCTTGGTCGCCCTCAATTTTTTGCCTCGCATGTTGTGGGCCATGTGGCTGGCTGGGAAAAAGAATGTCCACATTTTCATTCCACACCCTTCCTTGAAGGAGGAGTACCGCCAACGGTATATCAAACGTGGCAATAATGCACGCTTTATCTTTGAGGTTATGCTGATATGGTATGTCACCTTATTGCCCCTCTATCTTTTATCCAAGTGCTTGCCACAGCTGATTACGGTGACAGAAGCGGGGGAGACCTTGGAGGATTACCAAGAGCAAATTCAGACCGAAAAAATGATTGCAAAAATTCTGTTCACGCAAACCATTTCATGA
- the tadA gene encoding tRNA adenosine(34) deaminase TadA: MNYTQEEKEYFMSQALAEAEKSLDKEEIPIGCVIVKDGQIIGRGHNAREELNQAIMHAEVMAIQEANQTVGNWRLLDTTLFVTIEPCVMCSGAIGLARIPQVVYGAANQKFGAAGSLYDILTDQRLNHRVEVETGILEESCAQIMQDFFRQRRERQKTEKRALKAQE, encoded by the coding sequence ATGAATTACACACAAGAAGAAAAAGAATACTTTATGAGCCAGGCCTTGGCAGAGGCTGAAAAATCACTGGACAAGGAAGAAATTCCTATCGGCTGTGTCATTGTTAAGGATGGACAGATTATTGGCCGTGGGCACAATGCGCGCGAGGAACTCAATCAGGCTATCATGCATGCCGAAGTCATGGCCATCCAAGAAGCCAATCAAACAGTGGGAAATTGGCGTTTGCTGGATACGACCCTCTTTGTCACCATTGAACCCTGTGTTATGTGTAGTGGTGCCATTGGGCTGGCCCGTATTCCCCAGGTGGTCTATGGGGCTGCCAACCAAAAATTTGGAGCGGCGGGCAGTCTCTATGATATTTTGACAGACCAGCGGCTCAATCACCGTGTGGAGGTTGAAACGGGGATCTTGGAAGAATCCTGTGCCCAGATCATGCAAGATTTTTTTAGACAGCGCCGAGAAAGGCAGAAGACTGAAAAACGAGCTTTGAAAGCCCAAGAGTGA